From a single Hymenobacter sp. YIM 151500-1 genomic region:
- a CDS encoding cyanophycinase: protein MSTKPYFLALVVALAACQQENSAPAPRATQTQNATGSLGLAGDAADVARTTAGGTVLMGGGPDVDEAIRWMIAKSGGGDFLVLRASGTDAYNAYIYGLGGVNSCETLLINSRTLANDPQVEAKIRGAEAVFIAGGDQANYVNFWKDTKVEDALNYLRNTKQAPIGGTSAGCAIQGAVYFSAVNGTITSDEALRNPYNSKLTLGRNDFLSNPYLTNVVTDTHFNNPDRRGRITTFLARLSKDHGVVGRGIGVDEATAVCIEPNGTGKVFGSGTAFFLTQNGSASTPETCVSGRSLDWYRSRQAVRVYKIPGTTAGTGTFNLSTWTGGSGGSSQFYYVDRGALGISY, encoded by the coding sequence ATGTCTACCAAACCCTACTTTCTGGCTCTGGTCGTCGCCCTAGCCGCCTGCCAACAAGAAAACAGCGCCCCTGCGCCCCGCGCCACCCAGACCCAAAACGCCACCGGCTCCCTGGGCCTGGCGGGAGACGCGGCCGACGTGGCCCGCACCACGGCCGGTGGCACCGTGCTCATGGGCGGCGGCCCCGACGTAGACGAAGCCATCCGCTGGATGATAGCCAAGTCGGGCGGGGGCGACTTCCTGGTGCTGCGCGCCTCCGGCACCGATGCCTACAACGCCTACATCTACGGGCTGGGTGGGGTCAACTCCTGCGAAACCCTGCTCATCAACTCCCGCACCCTGGCCAACGACCCGCAGGTGGAAGCCAAAATCCGTGGGGCCGAGGCCGTGTTCATTGCCGGCGGCGACCAAGCTAACTACGTCAACTTCTGGAAGGACACCAAGGTAGAAGATGCCCTCAACTACCTGCGCAACACCAAGCAGGCGCCCATCGGGGGCACCTCGGCGGGCTGCGCTATTCAGGGCGCCGTGTACTTCTCGGCCGTCAACGGCACCATTACCTCCGACGAGGCCCTGCGCAACCCCTACAACAGCAAGCTCACCCTGGGCCGCAACGACTTCCTGAGCAACCCCTACCTCACCAACGTGGTGACGGACACCCACTTCAACAACCCCGACCGGCGCGGGCGCATCACCACGTTTCTGGCCCGCCTGAGCAAGGACCACGGCGTAGTGGGCCGGGGCATTGGGGTAGATGAGGCCACGGCCGTGTGCATCGAGCCCAACGGCACGGGCAAGGTGTTCGGCAGCGGCACGGCGTTTTTCCTGACCCAGAACGGCAGCGCCAGCACCCCCGAAACCTGCGTCAGTGGCCGAAGCCTCGACTGGTACCGCAGCCGCCAGGCCGTGCGGGTCTACAAAATTCCGGGTACCACCGCCGGCACGGGCACCTTCAACCTGAGCACCTGGACGGGCGGCAGCGGCGGCAGCAGCCAGTTTTACTACGTAGACCGGGGCGCGCTGGGCATTTCGTACTAG
- a CDS encoding sodium:solute symporter, with protein sequence MSPTLVLSLIAGYFVVLIIIALLTSRKATSESFFVANRNAPWYMVAFAMIGTSLSGVTFVSVPGQVLTGQWSYLALVFGYVAGYAVIGTVLLPLYYRLNLVSIYTYLEQRFGFWSYKTGAAFFLLSRAIGAAFRLFLVAGVLQLLVFEKMGVPFAVTVTVSILLIYLYTFRGGLKTILWTDTFQTLAMLLCVVVSIGLIGRELNLGWAGLVQTVRDSPLSETFFFDDPNSKKYFWKQFAAGMFITITMTGLDQDLMQKNLSCRSLRDAQKNMFWFTLTLVFVNILFLSLGVLLYKYADVKGLALDQLPELLNLKGKLDTDKVFPYLATSHFSLFAGVVFVLGIIAVTYASADSALTALTTSFCVDFLGISRYPEAQQKSMRQLTHLAFTAVLIVIILIFRALNDQNVVSAVFDAAGYTYGPLLGLYAFGLYTQRRPEDRWVPIVCVLSPVLTWVLVRNAGVWFNGYEIGFEKLIYNGLLTFLGLWAVSQRVPKPELNPVA encoded by the coding sequence ATGTCTCCCACCCTCGTGCTTAGCCTGATTGCGGGCTACTTCGTCGTTCTTATCATTATTGCCCTGCTTACCTCGCGCAAGGCTACCAGCGAGTCGTTCTTTGTGGCCAACCGCAATGCCCCATGGTATATGGTGGCGTTTGCCATGATTGGCACCTCGTTGTCGGGAGTCACGTTTGTGTCGGTGCCGGGGCAGGTACTTACGGGGCAGTGGAGCTACCTGGCGCTGGTGTTCGGGTACGTGGCCGGCTACGCCGTCATTGGCACGGTGCTGCTGCCCTTGTACTACCGGCTCAATCTGGTCAGCATCTACACGTATCTGGAGCAGCGCTTCGGGTTTTGGAGCTACAAAACGGGGGCTGCTTTCTTTCTGCTGAGCCGGGCCATCGGGGCGGCGTTCCGGCTGTTTCTGGTGGCGGGCGTGTTGCAGCTGCTGGTGTTCGAGAAAATGGGCGTGCCGTTTGCCGTTACCGTCACGGTCAGCATCCTGCTCATCTACCTCTACACCTTCCGCGGGGGGCTGAAAACCATTCTCTGGACCGACACCTTCCAAACCCTGGCCATGCTCTTGTGCGTGGTGGTCAGCATCGGGCTGATTGGGCGGGAGCTGAACCTGGGCTGGGCCGGGCTGGTGCAGACCGTGCGCGACAGTCCCCTGTCCGAAACGTTCTTTTTCGACGACCCCAACAGCAAAAAGTACTTCTGGAAGCAGTTTGCGGCCGGCATGTTCATTACCATCACCATGACCGGCCTTGACCAGGACCTCATGCAGAAAAACCTGAGCTGCCGCAGCCTCCGGGATGCCCAGAAAAATATGTTCTGGTTTACGCTCACGCTGGTTTTCGTCAACATCCTGTTTCTGAGCCTGGGCGTGCTGCTCTACAAGTACGCCGACGTAAAAGGCCTGGCCCTGGACCAGCTGCCGGAGCTGCTCAACCTCAAGGGCAAGCTCGATACCGACAAGGTGTTTCCCTACCTGGCTACCAGTCACTTCAGCTTGTTTGCGGGCGTGGTGTTTGTGCTGGGTATCATTGCCGTCACGTACGCCTCCGCCGACTCGGCCCTCACGGCCCTCACCACCTCCTTCTGCGTCGATTTTCTGGGCATTTCGCGCTACCCGGAGGCCCAGCAGAAATCCATGCGCCAGCTCACCCACCTGGCCTTTACGGCGGTGCTCATCGTTATCATCCTCATCTTCCGGGCCCTCAACGACCAGAACGTGGTGTCGGCCGTGTTCGATGCGGCGGGCTACACCTACGGGCCGTTGCTGGGCCTCTACGCCTTCGGCCTCTACACCCAGCGCCGCCCCGAAGACCGGTGGGTACCCATCGTCTGCGTATTGTCGCCGGTGCTGACCTGGGTGCTGGTACGCAACGCCGGCGTGTGGTTCAACGGCTACGAAATCGGCTTTGAGAAGCTGATCTACAACGGCTTGCTGACGTTCCTGGGGCTGTGGGCGGTTTCGCAGCGCGTCCCCAAGCCGGAATTGAACCCCGTGGCGTAA
- a CDS encoding MBL fold metallo-hydrolase: protein MPTTPHFARNPQLSTIKPKYPGNKMIGREYCNGEELYEPTFKTVIKWQLSENPQKKEKKADTWAPAVVDCTEFLQSQEDGLVWLGHASFLLRVAGVTILTDPVLFSSVGLRHRHALPCRPQDLTGLDLLLLSHGHRDHLDEQSVRLLARHNPQLRAFGPLGMAGLVRGWAPTLPVQEAGWWQQFDLGPDAPFELFFLPASHWHRRGLRDLNTVLWGSFLLRLPDGRTLYFAGDTSMADHFELIEQQFGPLDIVLMPIGAYKPAFMMQLSHVNPHEAAKAANILRAGHVIPMHYGTFDLSDEPASEPLRELEMVAHGGMLRGELHAPAVGEVLRWQDWE, encoded by the coding sequence ATGCCGACCACGCCCCACTTCGCCCGCAATCCGCAACTCTCCACCATCAAACCTAAGTACCCCGGCAACAAGATGATAGGCCGGGAGTACTGCAATGGCGAAGAGCTGTATGAGCCCACGTTCAAGACGGTCATCAAGTGGCAGCTGAGTGAGAATCCGCAGAAGAAAGAGAAGAAGGCCGACACCTGGGCTCCGGCCGTGGTGGACTGCACCGAGTTCCTGCAAAGCCAGGAAGACGGCTTGGTGTGGCTGGGGCACGCCTCGTTTCTGCTGCGGGTAGCCGGCGTCACCATCCTCACCGACCCGGTGCTGTTCTCATCGGTGGGTTTGCGCCACCGCCACGCCCTGCCCTGCCGCCCCCAGGACCTCACCGGCCTCGACCTGCTCCTGCTCAGCCACGGCCACCGCGACCATCTCGACGAGCAGTCCGTCCGGCTGCTGGCCCGCCATAATCCGCAGCTGCGGGCGTTTGGGCCCCTGGGCATGGCCGGGCTGGTGCGCGGCTGGGCCCCTACCCTGCCGGTGCAGGAGGCCGGCTGGTGGCAGCAGTTCGACCTGGGCCCCGACGCGCCGTTTGAGCTGTTCTTCCTGCCTGCCTCGCACTGGCACCGCCGCGGCCTCCGCGACCTGAACACCGTGCTCTGGGGCTCCTTCCTGCTGCGCCTGCCCGACGGCCGCACCCTCTACTTCGCCGGCGACACGTCCATGGCCGACCATTTCGAGCTGATTGAGCAGCAATTCGGCCCGTTGGATATCGTGCTCATGCCCATCGGGGCCTACAAGCCGGCGTTTATGATGCAGCTCAGCCACGTGAACCCCCACGAAGCGGCTAAAGCGGCCAATATCCTGCGCGCCGGCCACGTGATACCCATGCACTACGGCACCTTCGACCTTTCGGACGAGCCGGCCTCGGAGCCCCTGCGGGAGCTGGAAATGGTAGCCCACGGCGGTATGCTGCGCGGCGAGCTGCACGCCCCCGCCGTGGGTGAGGTGCTGCGCTGGCAGGACTGGGAGTAG
- a CDS encoding energy transducer TonB: protein MKQLFSLLILSILASAAYAQQAGTPAAKAPIELQPGRMQAQARPAANRPDAPPQFPGGAAALSSFLQQQLKYPEAARVKQISGDVVMTFTVEADGHLTNPSVVQPLSPECDTEALRVLGLMPAWKPATRKGQPVAVQVRLPIPFGNSQSLKVEQGKPKFE, encoded by the coding sequence ATGAAACAGCTTTTCTCCCTCCTCATCCTCAGCATTCTGGCCTCGGCAGCCTACGCCCAGCAGGCCGGTACGCCCGCCGCTAAGGCGCCCATCGAGCTACAGCCCGGCCGTATGCAGGCCCAGGCCCGCCCCGCCGCCAACCGCCCCGATGCGCCCCCGCAGTTTCCGGGCGGCGCCGCGGCTCTGAGCAGCTTTTTGCAGCAGCAGCTAAAGTATCCGGAGGCGGCGCGCGTCAAGCAAATCAGCGGCGACGTGGTGATGACCTTCACGGTGGAAGCCGACGGCCACCTCACCAACCCCTCGGTGGTGCAGCCCCTCTCGCCGGAGTGCGACACCGAGGCCCTGCGGGTGCTGGGCCTGATGCCGGCCTGGAAACCCGCCACCCGCAAAGGCCAGCCCGTGGCCGTGCAGGTGCGCCTGCCCATTCCCTTCGGCAACTCCCAAAGCCTGAAAGTAGAACAGGGCAAGCCGAAGTTTGAGTGA